Below is a window of Corvus cornix cornix isolate S_Up_H32 chromosome 2, ASM73873v5, whole genome shotgun sequence DNA.
TGCTGGAAATATGAGGACTGGAATCTAGAGACTTTGCTTAGTGTGGCACGGAGCATTTATAGCAATTGGGGAGAGGGAATGCAAAAATTAATAAGGGtggtaaaagaagaaaaaataaaggaagacGTGGGCAAGGTCCACCAAGACAAGGACCACCCCGACTAGGAAGGGACCAGTGTGCCTTGTACAAAACCTGGGCATTGGAAAAACCAGTgcccagaaaagagaaagggtgatgaaaaagaaatacgACCAGAGAGGTGCGGGGGTGGTTGCTCATATCCAAGACTGGGCGCTACCCTAGGGGACCCTCTGGTTATAGTTAAACTAGGGAACgaagaaaagaaagtggaaTTTTTAGTAGATACAGAAGCAACATACTCAGTGTTGAATAAAGCTTTGATACCCATATCAAGGGGTTATTTTGTAGTGACAGGGTCAACTGGCCAATCTGGAAAGGCATACTTTTGTAAACCACTGAAATATAAATTGAGAAAACAGTGGGGAATTCACCAATTTTTATATATGCCTAACGCTCCATCTGCACTTTTGGGCAGAGATCTGctagagcagctggaggcaaaaataatatttaaaaatgggGAAATCAGTTTGGAAGTAAAAGACCAACAATATCTAGAGTTGCTGAGCCTAATGCTAATAACCAAAGAAACGGAAATAGCgaatgaagaagaaatgatTAAGAAGATAATGGATCAAGTATTCCCTGGAGTGTGAGCCTCTGGTACCCCAGGGAGGGCAAAGAATGCCCTGCCAATTCAAATCAAGCTTAAAGAAGGGAAACGGCCTGTAAGGGCCAAGCAATTTCCCTTGAAAAGGGAAGACAGAGAAGGGATCAGGCCAATTATTGAGAACTTTTTGCAAATTGGATTGTTAAGGGAGTGTCAATCTGATTTTAATACTCCAACTTTACCCGTGAAGAAACCTGATGGGTCATACAGGTTAGTACAAGATTTGAGAGCAGTCAATAAAGTGACGGAGGATTTATACCCAGTGGTTGCTAACCTTACACCTCATGAACTCGTTTAACACCTGAACTAACCTGGTTTACCGTTTTAGATTTGAAGGATGCTTTCTTTTGCCTCCCTCTCCATGAAGCCAGCCAGAAAATTTTTGCACTTGAGTGGGAGAAGCCCAAGAGTGGACGCAAAACTCAACTCACACGGTGTGTATTACCCCAAGGGTACAAGAACTCTCCTACTATATTTGGAGAACAGCTTGCAAAGGAGCTAGAATCCTGGGAACCCCCGCCGGGAGAAGGACAGCTGCTTCAGTATGTGGATGACCTTTTGGTAGGCACCCAGACCCAAGAGGCATGTATGAACTGGACGGTAAGCCTCTTCAACTTTCTGGGCTTGCAAGGGTATCGGGTGTCCCAAAAGAAGGCGCAGATGGTAAAGCAAACAGTTATTTACCTGGGCTATGAAATAAGTGCTGGACAAAGAACCTTTGGATGAGAGTGCAAAGAAGCGATATGCCAGATCCCAAAACCCCAGACAGCAAAAGAGCTGAGAAGTTTTCTAGGTATGACAGGGTGGTGCAGGCTGTGCATTAATGATTATGGGTCGCTTGCTAAACCTTTATATGCATTGATTACGGAAGGAAACAAGAGCCTGCCGTGGACAAAGGAAGCAACACAGGCTTTCGACCAACTGAAGAAGGCCTTCATgtcagctccagccctgggactTCCAGACGTGAGTAAAccattctttttgttttctcatgaaAAGCAAGGGATTGCCTTGGGAATACTGGCACAAGACTTGGGCCCGTATCGGCAGGCAGTAGCCTACCTTTCCaaacagctggatgcagcagccAAGGGATGGCCAGGATGCCTCAGAGCTGTTGCAGCAGTGGCAATAAACATCCAAGAGGCATGCAAATTCACCCTGGGCCAGAAAATGACTGTGCTAGTGTCTCATACAGTATCTGCAGTCCTGGAGGCCAAAGGGGGACATTGGCTTTCCCCTCAGAGATTCTTGAAGTACCAGGCCATACTGGTAGAACAAGACGATGTTGAAATTGTGGTGACTAACATTGTGAACCCAGCTTCAttcctcagtgggaatctgggAGAACCGGTGATCCATGACTGCCTGGAGACAATCGAGGCCACTTACTCCAATCGCCCAGATCTGAAGGACATCCCTCTCAAGGGCGCTGAGACCTGTTTCACTGATGGAAGCAGTTATGTTATCAGTGGAAAAAGACCTGCTGGGTATGCCGTTACCACCAGCCGAGAGGTAATAGAGTCTGGACCATTGCCAACCAACACCTCTGCACAGAAGGCTGAAATAATTGCTCTAACCCGAGCCTTGGCAttggcaaaaagaaagaagattaaTATTTATACAGACTCAAGGTATGCATTTGGGGTGGTTCATGCACACGGAGCCATTTGGAAGGAGAGAGGACTGTTAAACTCACAAGGGAAGAGTATCAAGCATGCACCAGAAATACTGAAGTTCTTGGACACGGTTCAGTTACCTGAGAAGGTAGCTATCGTGCACATTAAAGCACACCAAAAAGTGAGTTCTGAATTGGAAGAGGGAAATACGCTGGTGGACAGAGAGGCAAAAGACGCAGCCAAAGGTGAAGTACCCAGCGAAAAGGTAGAGGCAACATTAATACCAGATGGAAAGATTTGCCTTGAAGGTAGGCCAGAATACAACAAGAAAGATAAGAAACttataaaaaaaaggaaagtgcaaGTTATAATCAGAGGGATGGGCTTTAACTAAGAATAACGAGCTCATAGTACCTTCTTATTTGTTGGGGTCACTGGTGCAGAAAGAACATGAGAAAACACACTGGGGAATGGGTGCTTTGTCCAATTATTTGAAAGATAGGATTATGGCTAGGAGATTGCAAGGTGCAGTGATACAAGTAACTCGCCAGTGTGGTCTTTGCCTCCGAACTAATCCTAAGAATATTCCAAAACCTAAAGCTGGACAAATTGGGAAAGGCTGCGGACCTGGGCAACAGTGGCAAATTGAATTACCCAGAAAAGGGGGGTATCGATACCTATTGGTATTAACAGAGACCTTTTCAGGATAGCCAGAGGCCTTTCCTGTAGAGGAGTTCCTTGTGGAGCGGGGGCGTAGGATaccccaggagagcttgggcatcccagggctgttgcagaagtacccctgacagggcctcaggctgaagaCAGGCTTGCGAGGCACCTGCTAGCcagcagccttgaacagccttgggaaaaggtatacactAGTCAGCTCCCCCGCTGCATAGAGGCTTTCTCGTGGGAATGGGGCGTGAACTTGGCaaagtataacttggtgtaAGTAAACAATAAAACTGGAGCACAATGCTAAAATCATATCGGTGTCCGTATCGTGTCTCTGGCGGGATTCCCCTGCACCCGGGACCCCCCCTGCTAAACTTTCCCACTAGGACGGCTAAAGCATGAGAGGTGACCAAAGCGTTGTTGCAAGAAATAATACCCTGCTTTGGAGTTCCAGCCACTATGTCTTTGGATAGAGGAAACAACTgagagaaattgaaaaatatgtggCTGGGGCCCAAAGCAGAGAATTAGATGGGCCAGTACATGATGTACAACCTGGAGATTATGTGTATGTAAAGTCTCTTGCAGAGAAGATTTTGGAACCGCAGTGGGAACGACTGTTCCAGGTGATCCTCGCCACCTTCACTGCAATCAAGATCAAAGAGCAGAAGGCCTGGATTCGTCACTCCCGGGTGTGCAAAGCCCCTGAGGGAGTTTGGGAGGTAACGCCAGGCGACAACGAACTGAAGCTGAAGCTGACCCAAAAAGGCGATGGATGAATTCAGTTATGATGGACATTATGTGGAAAGTTGGGACTTTACTAATTATTCTTACA
It encodes the following:
- the LOC120409739 gene encoding uncharacterized protein LOC120409739 — its product is MTGWCRLCINDYGSLAKPLYALITEGNKSLPWTKEATQAFDQLKKAFMSAPALGLPDVSKPFFLFSHEKQGIALGILAQDLGPYRQAVAYLSKQLDAAAKGWPGCLRAVAAVAINIQEACKFTLGQKMTVLVSHTVSAVLEAKGGHWLSPQRFLKYQAILVEQDDVEIVVTNIVNPASFLSGNLGEPVIHDCLETIEATYSNRPDLKDIPLKGAETCFTDGSSYVISGKRPAGYAVTTSREVIESGPLPTNTSAQKAEIIALTRALALAKRKKINIYTDSRYAFGVVHAHGAIWKERGLLNSQGKSIKHAPEILKFLDTVQLPEKVAIVHIKAHQKVSSELEEGNTLVDREAKDAAKGEVPSEKVEATLIPDGKICLEGRPEYNKKDKKLIKKRKVQVIIRGMGFN